In Miscanthus floridulus cultivar M001 chromosome 5, ASM1932011v1, whole genome shotgun sequence, one genomic interval encodes:
- the LOC136452080 gene encoding origin of replication complex subunit 4-like isoform X4, producing MVAAVSVPSQAQTVLRCQLCDPAFVYSALRSSPDTNYSKLKYVVASSVSEACNNSVLLLGPRGCGKAAVVDMVLDDLRKEHPDAISVIRLNGMLHNDDNCAMKGKQRLLYSLLDAMQSLTSQAVVIGVSCRLVSVMIGKTYERRNRV from the exons ATGGTGGCAGCGGTGTCCGTGCCGAGCCAAGCACAGACCGTGCTTCGGTGCCAGCTCTGCGACCCGGCATTCGTCTACTCCGCCCTCAGGTCCTCCCCGGACACCAATTACAG CAAGCTGAAGTACGTCGTCGCCAGCTCCGTCTCCGAGGCTTGCAATAACTCTGTCCTCCTCCTCGGTCCCCGCGGGTGTGGAAAAGCAGCG GTGGTCGACATGGTTCTTGATGATCTGAGGAAGGAGCACCCTGATGCGATTTCCGTG ATCAGACTAAATGGGATGCTACATAATGACGACAACTGTGCTATGAAG GGTAAACAGAGGTTGCTTTACAGCTTACTTGATGCAATGCAGTCTCTAACATCACAAGCTGTTGTCATTGGTGTGAGTTGCCGCTTG GTGTCTGTTATGATCGGTAAGACGTACGAGCGCAGGAACCGTGTCTAG